The following proteins come from a genomic window of Aequorivita marisscotiae:
- a CDS encoding endonuclease I family protein: protein MKKSKPLYKIPLLLFSFLFFGNVALAACCKYNVSFRCDVDSVVFTKKISVFKTVAVASDTIPLKNLVENYKPKQVLNYDEARAVMYTQIYNINDSVSCMYSGYKLPLSKSEKKPVLQLLKLNVFNSIIAEHSYPKSKGASSGNAKSDMHHLFPVRLGVNVSRYNHPFGNVQDTECDVWYTAHEKYKSKPDKTDAICAKEGNGKFEPRDNFKGNVARAVFYFYTMYREEANLADASFFELQRETLLIWHKQDPVDALELERTHSIASYQSGKPNPFVLDATLAERLYGLQVSDTL from the coding sequence TTGAAGAAAAGTAAACCCCTTTATAAAATTCCCTTACTATTATTTTCTTTCCTATTCTTCGGAAACGTAGCACTGGCTGCGTGTTGCAAGTATAATGTAAGTTTTAGGTGTGATGTAGATTCAGTAGTTTTTACAAAGAAAATTTCAGTATTTAAAACCGTTGCTGTTGCCTCGGATACAATTCCGTTAAAAAACTTAGTTGAAAATTATAAACCAAAGCAGGTTTTAAATTATGACGAAGCCCGAGCGGTTATGTACACTCAAATTTACAACATAAACGATTCTGTAAGCTGTATGTATTCTGGATACAAATTGCCACTTTCTAAAAGTGAAAAAAAGCCTGTTTTACAGTTATTAAAACTTAATGTATTCAATAGTATAATTGCTGAGCACAGCTATCCTAAGAGTAAAGGCGCCAGTAGTGGCAACGCAAAAAGCGATATGCACCATTTATTTCCCGTGCGGCTGGGCGTAAATGTTTCTAGGTACAATCATCCGTTTGGCAATGTACAAGATACTGAATGCGATGTTTGGTACACTGCTCACGAAAAATACAAATCTAAACCCGACAAAACGGATGCCATTTGTGCAAAAGAGGGAAATGGCAAATTTGAACCACGGGACAATTTTAAGGGCAATGTGGCACGAGCTGTATTTTACTTTTATACAATGTACCGAGAAGAGGCTAATTTAGCCGATGCGTCATTTTTTGAATTGCAACGAGAAACTCTATTAATTTGGCATAAGCAAGATCCTGTAGATGCTTTAGAGCTGGAGCGAACCCATAGCATTGCATCTTACCAATCGGGGAAACCAAATCCGTTTGTGCTAGATGCAACGTTGGCCGAAAGACTTTACGGTTTACAGGTTTCGGACACTCTTTAA